From the genome of Vulpes lagopus strain Blue_001 chromosome 2, ASM1834538v1, whole genome shotgun sequence, one region includes:
- the LOC121484664 gene encoding THO complex subunit 6 homolog, whose translation MPVCVAFVVARKKRRQKAYSEKPVVTFQAHDGPVYSMVSTDRHLLSAGDGEVKAWLWAEILKKGCKELWRCQPPYRTSLEVPETNALLLIPKENSLILAGGDCQLHTMDLETGTFTRALRGHTDYVHCLALRERSPGVLSGGEDGAVRLWDFRTAKEVQTIEVYKHEECSRPHNGRWIGCLAPDSDWMVCGGGPALTLWHLRSSTPTTIFPIRAPQKHVTFYQDLILSAGQGRCVNQWQLSGELKAQVPGSSLGLLSLSLNQQPAAPKCKVLTDAGNSCRVDVFTNLGYHAFSLSF comes from the exons ATGCCCGTCTGTGTTGCCTTCGTGGTCGCTCGGAAAAAACGACGACAAAAAGCGTATAGT GAGAAGCCAGTGGTGACATTCCAAGCCCATGATGGGCCGGTCTACAGCATGGTCTCCACGGATCGACATCTGCTCAGTGCTGGGGATGGGGAAGTGAAGGCCTGGCTTTGGGCAGAGATCCTCAAGAAGGGTTGTAAGGAGCTGTGGCGGTGTCAGCCCCCATACAGGACCAGCCTAGAAGTGCCTGAGACCAATGCTTTGCTTCTCATCCCCAAGGAGAATTCTCTCATCCTGGCAGGGGGAGACTGTCAGTTGCATACGATGGACCTTGAGACCGGGACCTTCACACGGGCCCTCCGGGGCCACACAGACTATGTCCACTGCCTGGCACTGCGGGAGCGGAGTCCTGGGGTGCTGTCAGGTGGAGAGGATGGAGCCGTGCGACTTTGGGACTTCCGCACAGCCAAGGAAGTCCAGACCATCGAGGTATATAAGCATGAGGAGTGCTCGAGGCCACACAATGGGCGTTGGATCGGCTGTTTGGCCCCTGACTCAGACTGGATGGTCTGTGGAGGAGGCCCAGCACTCACCCTCTGGCACCTCCGATCCTCCACACCCACGACTATTTTCCCCATACGGGCGCCACAGAAACACGTCACCTTCTACCAGGACCTGATTCTGTCAGCTGGCCAGGGCCGCTGTGTCAACCAGTGGCAGCTAAGTGGGGAGCTCAAGGCGCAGGTGCCTGGCTCCTCCCTAGGGCTGCTTAGCCTCAGTCTCAACCAGCAGCCAGCAGCACCCAAGTGCAAGGTCCTGACAGACGCAGGTAACAGCTGCCGCGTGGATGTCTTCACCAATCTCGGCTACCAcgccttctccctgtccttctga